From one Anopheles bellator chromosome 1, idAnoBellAS_SP24_06.2, whole genome shotgun sequence genomic stretch:
- the LOC131215351 gene encoding fas-associated death domain protein yields MDLSVPGQDLSVYQQVCERFLNLKLLAQNACTSPERLDLCKQLVRDDISTRRLSRVQNMGDLLLLLEKRNLLSPTIPEPIGRWKQALDSQELSDALTEYLQIIDLQRATIRRFFLEALRRRDRRTLVEKEVEKIKLHNSNGSTTPETVGFLQQRDDIYALLQKEIGKQWNALGRSLKLSQTELHEIEMKYQNDLKARIWAVLEHAEHEFREEFVENLKDALSKCRRNDLKRKLEKMLT; encoded by the exons ATGGATCTTTCCGTTCCCGGGCAGGATCTTTCCGTTTATCAGCAGGTGTGTGAACGTTTTTTGAATTTAAAGCTGCTTGCGCAGAATGCCTGCACCAGCCCCGAGCGGCTAGATCTCTGCAAACAATTGGTGAGGGACGATATTTCCACGCGCAGACTGAGTCGAGTGCAAAACATGGGcgatctgctgctgttgcttgaGAAGCGCAATCTTCTCAGTCCCACTATTCCGGAACCTATCGGACGCTGGAAGCAAGCTCTGGATTCACAGGAGCTTTCCGACGCCCTAACCGAGTACCTCCAGATCATCGATTTGCAACGTGCCACGATAAGGCGATTCTTTTTAGAGG CTCTGCGTCGTCGTGACCGTCGAACATTAGTCGAGAAGGAAGTAGAAAAGATTAAACTCCATAATAGTAATGGCTCAACGACGCCCGAAACCGTTGGATTCCTGCAACAGCGGGATGATATTTACGCCCTGCTCCAGAAAGAAATCGGAAAGCAGTGGAACGCGTTGGGTAGATCACTAAAACTGTCACAAACCGAGCTGCACGAAATAGAAATGAAATACCAAAACGACCTTAAAGCACGAATCTGGGCAGTATTAGAACATGCCGAGCACGAATTCAGGGAGGAATTTGTAGAAAACTTGAAAGATGCACTGTCAAAGTGTCGAAGAAATGATTTGAAACGGAAACTTGAAAAAATGTTAACATAA